In one Lepisosteus oculatus isolate fLepOcu1 chromosome 26, fLepOcu1.hap2, whole genome shotgun sequence genomic region, the following are encoded:
- the dtx2 gene encoding probable E3 ubiquitin-protein ligase DTX2 isoform X2 has translation MAAASAPGGSGSGPPADRGSAAQLQPTVAVWEWADDLGYWRPYSGQVSGYIERCLLTQRGGGPANTSISLGQADPALAPYIIDIPSLKQFRQDTGKMRSVRRSLFPQCGALGSGVSWEWANDEGGWTPYEMQTTILLEQSYQARQPSADLGQQGYSYVVNLAALVQVNKTTGFRRQIRRKTSAPYPAVGSVIHSGPACSCLQCMANSGTGPMPSRTRHSFSAAQSSKPSLQVYGRAPAASPTPAYSPYPKRPLSVGNMSWGGPWHPVPPGGQPARAYQPNVSNGLSIPSVPVQLNGPSGINSALAGVWKPLLPYTGRLIYPGMASILMSAAGLRVRLTSAPPPQHPSSGKASKSHSAFRKAKSQPETAPEQKPEDVIQKYMEKVDVPPEEDCLICMERLSCASGYDGVSESPSVSPGAVGKFTKCGHFLHLLCMLAMYNTGTKDGSLQCPSCKTIYGEKTGTQPKGKMEIYRIPQSLPGHPDCGTIQIIYNIPPGIQGPEHPNPGKPYSCRGFPRLCFLPDSDKGRKVLELLKVAWTRRLIFTVGTSNTTGEPDTVVWNEIHHKTEMMSNVSGHGYPDPNYLDNVLAELAAQGVTEACLKQP, from the exons ATGGCGGCGGCTTCCGCTCCGGGCGGTAGCGGGTCGGGACCCCCAGCCGACCGGGGCTCGGCGGCGCAGCTGCAGCCGACGGTGGCTGTCTGGGAGTGGGCGGACGACCTGGGGTACTGGCGCCCGTACAGTGGCCAAGTGAGCGGGTACATTGAGCGGTGCCTCCTGACCCAGCGGGGCGGGGGGCCGGCGAACACCAGCATCTCCCTGGGACAGGCTGACCCTGCCCTGGCGCCCTACATCATCGACATCCCCAGTCTGAAACAGTTTCGCCAAGACACGG GGAAGATGCGGTCAGTGCGGAGGAGCCTGTTCCCCCAGTGTGGAGCTCTGGGGAGCGGGGTGTCCTGGGAGTGGGCTAATGACGAGGGCGGCTGGACCCCCTACGAGATGCAAACAACCATCCTGCTGGAGCAGAGCTACCAGGCCCGACAGCCCTCCGCGGACCTGGGCCAGCAGGGCTACAGCTACGTCGTAAACCTTGCGGCACTCGTGCAGGTCAACAAGACCACCGGCTTCAGGCGCCAGATCCGCAGGAAGACCTCCGCGCCCTACCCGGCCGTGGGCTCTGTTATCCACTCGGGCCCGGCCTGCTCCTGCCTCCAATGCATGGCTAACAGCGGCACCGGCCCGATGCCCAGCCGCACGCGCCACTCCTTCTCCGCAGCTCAGAGCAGCAAACCCAGTCTGCAGGTCTATGGCAGGGCTCCGGCTGCCAGCCCCACCCCTGCCTACTCCCCCTACCCCAAGCGGCCCCTCTCTGTGGGTAATATGTCCTGGGGTGGCCCCTGGCACCCAGTGCCCCCTGGGGGCCAACCCGCAAGAGCCTATCAGCCCAACGTCTCCAATGGCTTAAG tattcCTTCTGTTCCCGTGCAGCTGAATGGACCCAGTGGCATCAACTCAGCCTTGGCAG GTGTGTGGAAGCCATTGCTTCCATATACTGGGCGACTCATTTATCCAG GCATGGCGTCCATTTTGATGTCGGCAGCTGGACTCCGCGTTCGCCTCACGAGCGCACCGCCACCCCAGCACCCCTCCTCTGGCAAGGCCAGCAAATCTCACAGCGCCTTTAGGAAGGCAAAGAGTCAGCCCGAGACAG CTCCGGAGCAGAAACCAGAGGATGTCATCCAGAAATATATGGAGAAAGTTGATGTGCCCCCAGAAGAG GACTGTCTCATCTGTATGGAGCGGCTGAGCTGTGCTTCGGGCTACGACGGGGTGTCGGAGAGCCCATCGGTGTCACCCGGCGCCGTGGGCAAGTTCACCAAGTGTGGGCACTTCCTGCACCTGCTCTGCATGCTTGCTATGTATAACACTGGAACCAAG GATGGCAGCCTGCAGTGCCCATCGTGCAAGACAATCTATGGAGAGAAGACAGGGACGCAACCAAAGGGCAAGATGGAAATCTACCGGATCCCCCAGTCGCTCCCAGGCCACCCTGATTGTGGTACCATACAGATCATCTACAACATCCCACCAGGAATACAG GGGCCGGAGCACCCCAACCCAGGCAAGCCGTACTCCTGCAGAGGGTTTCCTCGCCTGTGCTTCCTCCCCGACAGCGACAAGGGCAGAAAG GTCCTGGAGCTGCTGAAAGTGGCATGGACTCGTCGGCTCATTTTCACAGTGGGCACCTCCAACACCACTGGGGAGCCGGACACTGTAGTGTGGAACGAGATCCACCACAAGACGGAGATGATGTCCAATGTTTCGGGCCATGGCTACCCTGACCCCAACTACCTGGACAATGTCCTGGCTGAGCTGGCAGCCCAGGGCGTCACCGAGGCCTGTCTGAAGCAACCGTGA
- the dtx2 gene encoding probable E3 ubiquitin-protein ligase DTX2 isoform X1 codes for MAAASAPGGSGSGPPADRGSAAQLQPTVAVWEWADDLGYWRPYSGQVSGYIERCLLTQRGGGPANTSISLGQADPALAPYIIDIPSLKQFRQDTGKMRSVRRSLFPQCGALGSGVSWEWANDEGGWTPYEMQTTILLEQSYQARQPSADLGQQGYSYVVNLAALVQVNKTTGFRRQIRRKTSAPYPAVGSVIHSGPACSCLQCMANSGTGPMPSRTRHSFSAAQSSKPSLQVYGRAPAASPTPAYSPYPKRPLSVGNMSWGGPWHPVPPGGQPARAYQPNVSNGLSSIPSVPVQLNGPSGINSALAGVWKPLLPYTGRLIYPGMASILMSAAGLRVRLTSAPPPQHPSSGKASKSHSAFRKAKSQPETAPEQKPEDVIQKYMEKVDVPPEEDCLICMERLSCASGYDGVSESPSVSPGAVGKFTKCGHFLHLLCMLAMYNTGTKDGSLQCPSCKTIYGEKTGTQPKGKMEIYRIPQSLPGHPDCGTIQIIYNIPPGIQGPEHPNPGKPYSCRGFPRLCFLPDSDKGRKVLELLKVAWTRRLIFTVGTSNTTGEPDTVVWNEIHHKTEMMSNVSGHGYPDPNYLDNVLAELAAQGVTEACLKQP; via the exons ATGGCGGCGGCTTCCGCTCCGGGCGGTAGCGGGTCGGGACCCCCAGCCGACCGGGGCTCGGCGGCGCAGCTGCAGCCGACGGTGGCTGTCTGGGAGTGGGCGGACGACCTGGGGTACTGGCGCCCGTACAGTGGCCAAGTGAGCGGGTACATTGAGCGGTGCCTCCTGACCCAGCGGGGCGGGGGGCCGGCGAACACCAGCATCTCCCTGGGACAGGCTGACCCTGCCCTGGCGCCCTACATCATCGACATCCCCAGTCTGAAACAGTTTCGCCAAGACACGG GGAAGATGCGGTCAGTGCGGAGGAGCCTGTTCCCCCAGTGTGGAGCTCTGGGGAGCGGGGTGTCCTGGGAGTGGGCTAATGACGAGGGCGGCTGGACCCCCTACGAGATGCAAACAACCATCCTGCTGGAGCAGAGCTACCAGGCCCGACAGCCCTCCGCGGACCTGGGCCAGCAGGGCTACAGCTACGTCGTAAACCTTGCGGCACTCGTGCAGGTCAACAAGACCACCGGCTTCAGGCGCCAGATCCGCAGGAAGACCTCCGCGCCCTACCCGGCCGTGGGCTCTGTTATCCACTCGGGCCCGGCCTGCTCCTGCCTCCAATGCATGGCTAACAGCGGCACCGGCCCGATGCCCAGCCGCACGCGCCACTCCTTCTCCGCAGCTCAGAGCAGCAAACCCAGTCTGCAGGTCTATGGCAGGGCTCCGGCTGCCAGCCCCACCCCTGCCTACTCCCCCTACCCCAAGCGGCCCCTCTCTGTGGGTAATATGTCCTGGGGTGGCCCCTGGCACCCAGTGCCCCCTGGGGGCCAACCCGCAAGAGCCTATCAGCCCAACGTCTCCAATGGCTTAAG cagtattcCTTCTGTTCCCGTGCAGCTGAATGGACCCAGTGGCATCAACTCAGCCTTGGCAG GTGTGTGGAAGCCATTGCTTCCATATACTGGGCGACTCATTTATCCAG GCATGGCGTCCATTTTGATGTCGGCAGCTGGACTCCGCGTTCGCCTCACGAGCGCACCGCCACCCCAGCACCCCTCCTCTGGCAAGGCCAGCAAATCTCACAGCGCCTTTAGGAAGGCAAAGAGTCAGCCCGAGACAG CTCCGGAGCAGAAACCAGAGGATGTCATCCAGAAATATATGGAGAAAGTTGATGTGCCCCCAGAAGAG GACTGTCTCATCTGTATGGAGCGGCTGAGCTGTGCTTCGGGCTACGACGGGGTGTCGGAGAGCCCATCGGTGTCACCCGGCGCCGTGGGCAAGTTCACCAAGTGTGGGCACTTCCTGCACCTGCTCTGCATGCTTGCTATGTATAACACTGGAACCAAG GATGGCAGCCTGCAGTGCCCATCGTGCAAGACAATCTATGGAGAGAAGACAGGGACGCAACCAAAGGGCAAGATGGAAATCTACCGGATCCCCCAGTCGCTCCCAGGCCACCCTGATTGTGGTACCATACAGATCATCTACAACATCCCACCAGGAATACAG GGGCCGGAGCACCCCAACCCAGGCAAGCCGTACTCCTGCAGAGGGTTTCCTCGCCTGTGCTTCCTCCCCGACAGCGACAAGGGCAGAAAG GTCCTGGAGCTGCTGAAAGTGGCATGGACTCGTCGGCTCATTTTCACAGTGGGCACCTCCAACACCACTGGGGAGCCGGACACTGTAGTGTGGAACGAGATCCACCACAAGACGGAGATGATGTCCAATGTTTCGGGCCATGGCTACCCTGACCCCAACTACCTGGACAATGTCCTGGCTGAGCTGGCAGCCCAGGGCGTCACCGAGGCCTGTCTGAAGCAACCGTGA
- the dtx2 gene encoding probable E3 ubiquitin-protein ligase DTX2 isoform X3, with protein MAAASAPGGSGSGPPADRGSAAQLQPTVAVWEWADDLGYWRPYSGQVSGYIERCLLTQRGGGPANTSISLGQADPALAPYIIDIPSLKQFRQDTGKMRSVRRSLFPQCGALGSGVSWEWANDEGGWTPYEMQTTILLEQSYQARQPSADLGQQGYSYVVNLAALVQVNKTTGFRRQIRRKTSAPYPAVGSVIHSGPACSCLQCMANSGTGPMPSRTRHSFSAAQSSKPSLQVYGRAPAASPTPAYSPYPKRPLSVGNMSWGGPWHPVPPGGQPARAYQPNVSNGLSSIPSVPVQLNGPSGINSALAGMASILMSAAGLRVRLTSAPPPQHPSSGKASKSHSAFRKAKSQPETAPEQKPEDVIQKYMEKVDVPPEEDCLICMERLSCASGYDGVSESPSVSPGAVGKFTKCGHFLHLLCMLAMYNTGTKDGSLQCPSCKTIYGEKTGTQPKGKMEIYRIPQSLPGHPDCGTIQIIYNIPPGIQGPEHPNPGKPYSCRGFPRLCFLPDSDKGRKVLELLKVAWTRRLIFTVGTSNTTGEPDTVVWNEIHHKTEMMSNVSGHGYPDPNYLDNVLAELAAQGVTEACLKQP; from the exons ATGGCGGCGGCTTCCGCTCCGGGCGGTAGCGGGTCGGGACCCCCAGCCGACCGGGGCTCGGCGGCGCAGCTGCAGCCGACGGTGGCTGTCTGGGAGTGGGCGGACGACCTGGGGTACTGGCGCCCGTACAGTGGCCAAGTGAGCGGGTACATTGAGCGGTGCCTCCTGACCCAGCGGGGCGGGGGGCCGGCGAACACCAGCATCTCCCTGGGACAGGCTGACCCTGCCCTGGCGCCCTACATCATCGACATCCCCAGTCTGAAACAGTTTCGCCAAGACACGG GGAAGATGCGGTCAGTGCGGAGGAGCCTGTTCCCCCAGTGTGGAGCTCTGGGGAGCGGGGTGTCCTGGGAGTGGGCTAATGACGAGGGCGGCTGGACCCCCTACGAGATGCAAACAACCATCCTGCTGGAGCAGAGCTACCAGGCCCGACAGCCCTCCGCGGACCTGGGCCAGCAGGGCTACAGCTACGTCGTAAACCTTGCGGCACTCGTGCAGGTCAACAAGACCACCGGCTTCAGGCGCCAGATCCGCAGGAAGACCTCCGCGCCCTACCCGGCCGTGGGCTCTGTTATCCACTCGGGCCCGGCCTGCTCCTGCCTCCAATGCATGGCTAACAGCGGCACCGGCCCGATGCCCAGCCGCACGCGCCACTCCTTCTCCGCAGCTCAGAGCAGCAAACCCAGTCTGCAGGTCTATGGCAGGGCTCCGGCTGCCAGCCCCACCCCTGCCTACTCCCCCTACCCCAAGCGGCCCCTCTCTGTGGGTAATATGTCCTGGGGTGGCCCCTGGCACCCAGTGCCCCCTGGGGGCCAACCCGCAAGAGCCTATCAGCCCAACGTCTCCAATGGCTTAAG cagtattcCTTCTGTTCCCGTGCAGCTGAATGGACCCAGTGGCATCAACTCAGCCTTGGCAG GCATGGCGTCCATTTTGATGTCGGCAGCTGGACTCCGCGTTCGCCTCACGAGCGCACCGCCACCCCAGCACCCCTCCTCTGGCAAGGCCAGCAAATCTCACAGCGCCTTTAGGAAGGCAAAGAGTCAGCCCGAGACAG CTCCGGAGCAGAAACCAGAGGATGTCATCCAGAAATATATGGAGAAAGTTGATGTGCCCCCAGAAGAG GACTGTCTCATCTGTATGGAGCGGCTGAGCTGTGCTTCGGGCTACGACGGGGTGTCGGAGAGCCCATCGGTGTCACCCGGCGCCGTGGGCAAGTTCACCAAGTGTGGGCACTTCCTGCACCTGCTCTGCATGCTTGCTATGTATAACACTGGAACCAAG GATGGCAGCCTGCAGTGCCCATCGTGCAAGACAATCTATGGAGAGAAGACAGGGACGCAACCAAAGGGCAAGATGGAAATCTACCGGATCCCCCAGTCGCTCCCAGGCCACCCTGATTGTGGTACCATACAGATCATCTACAACATCCCACCAGGAATACAG GGGCCGGAGCACCCCAACCCAGGCAAGCCGTACTCCTGCAGAGGGTTTCCTCGCCTGTGCTTCCTCCCCGACAGCGACAAGGGCAGAAAG GTCCTGGAGCTGCTGAAAGTGGCATGGACTCGTCGGCTCATTTTCACAGTGGGCACCTCCAACACCACTGGGGAGCCGGACACTGTAGTGTGGAACGAGATCCACCACAAGACGGAGATGATGTCCAATGTTTCGGGCCATGGCTACCCTGACCCCAACTACCTGGACAATGTCCTGGCTGAGCTGGCAGCCCAGGGCGTCACCGAGGCCTGTCTGAAGCAACCGTGA
- the dtx2 gene encoding probable E3 ubiquitin-protein ligase DTX2 isoform X5: MAAASAPGGSGSGPPADRGSAAQLQPTVAVWEWADDLGYWRPYSGQVSGYIERCLLTQRGGGPANTSISLGQADPALAPYIIDIPSLKQFRQDTGKMRSVRRSLFPQCGALGSGVSWEWANDEGGWTPYEMQTTILLEQSYQARQPSADLGQQGYSYVVNLAALVQVNKTTGFRRQIRRKTSAPYPAVGSVIHSGPACSCLQCMANSGTGPMPSRTRHSFSAAQSSKPSLQVYGRAPAASPTPAYSPYPKRPLSVGNMSWGGPWHPVPPGGQPARAYQPNVSNGLSSIPSVPVQLNGPSGINSALAAPEQKPEDVIQKYMEKVDVPPEEDCLICMERLSCASGYDGVSESPSVSPGAVGKFTKCGHFLHLLCMLAMYNTGTKDGSLQCPSCKTIYGEKTGTQPKGKMEIYRIPQSLPGHPDCGTIQIIYNIPPGIQGPEHPNPGKPYSCRGFPRLCFLPDSDKGRKVLELLKVAWTRRLIFTVGTSNTTGEPDTVVWNEIHHKTEMMSNVSGHGYPDPNYLDNVLAELAAQGVTEACLKQP; encoded by the exons ATGGCGGCGGCTTCCGCTCCGGGCGGTAGCGGGTCGGGACCCCCAGCCGACCGGGGCTCGGCGGCGCAGCTGCAGCCGACGGTGGCTGTCTGGGAGTGGGCGGACGACCTGGGGTACTGGCGCCCGTACAGTGGCCAAGTGAGCGGGTACATTGAGCGGTGCCTCCTGACCCAGCGGGGCGGGGGGCCGGCGAACACCAGCATCTCCCTGGGACAGGCTGACCCTGCCCTGGCGCCCTACATCATCGACATCCCCAGTCTGAAACAGTTTCGCCAAGACACGG GGAAGATGCGGTCAGTGCGGAGGAGCCTGTTCCCCCAGTGTGGAGCTCTGGGGAGCGGGGTGTCCTGGGAGTGGGCTAATGACGAGGGCGGCTGGACCCCCTACGAGATGCAAACAACCATCCTGCTGGAGCAGAGCTACCAGGCCCGACAGCCCTCCGCGGACCTGGGCCAGCAGGGCTACAGCTACGTCGTAAACCTTGCGGCACTCGTGCAGGTCAACAAGACCACCGGCTTCAGGCGCCAGATCCGCAGGAAGACCTCCGCGCCCTACCCGGCCGTGGGCTCTGTTATCCACTCGGGCCCGGCCTGCTCCTGCCTCCAATGCATGGCTAACAGCGGCACCGGCCCGATGCCCAGCCGCACGCGCCACTCCTTCTCCGCAGCTCAGAGCAGCAAACCCAGTCTGCAGGTCTATGGCAGGGCTCCGGCTGCCAGCCCCACCCCTGCCTACTCCCCCTACCCCAAGCGGCCCCTCTCTGTGGGTAATATGTCCTGGGGTGGCCCCTGGCACCCAGTGCCCCCTGGGGGCCAACCCGCAAGAGCCTATCAGCCCAACGTCTCCAATGGCTTAAG cagtattcCTTCTGTTCCCGTGCAGCTGAATGGACCCAGTGGCATCAACTCAGCCTTGGCAG CTCCGGAGCAGAAACCAGAGGATGTCATCCAGAAATATATGGAGAAAGTTGATGTGCCCCCAGAAGAG GACTGTCTCATCTGTATGGAGCGGCTGAGCTGTGCTTCGGGCTACGACGGGGTGTCGGAGAGCCCATCGGTGTCACCCGGCGCCGTGGGCAAGTTCACCAAGTGTGGGCACTTCCTGCACCTGCTCTGCATGCTTGCTATGTATAACACTGGAACCAAG GATGGCAGCCTGCAGTGCCCATCGTGCAAGACAATCTATGGAGAGAAGACAGGGACGCAACCAAAGGGCAAGATGGAAATCTACCGGATCCCCCAGTCGCTCCCAGGCCACCCTGATTGTGGTACCATACAGATCATCTACAACATCCCACCAGGAATACAG GGGCCGGAGCACCCCAACCCAGGCAAGCCGTACTCCTGCAGAGGGTTTCCTCGCCTGTGCTTCCTCCCCGACAGCGACAAGGGCAGAAAG GTCCTGGAGCTGCTGAAAGTGGCATGGACTCGTCGGCTCATTTTCACAGTGGGCACCTCCAACACCACTGGGGAGCCGGACACTGTAGTGTGGAACGAGATCCACCACAAGACGGAGATGATGTCCAATGTTTCGGGCCATGGCTACCCTGACCCCAACTACCTGGACAATGTCCTGGCTGAGCTGGCAGCCCAGGGCGTCACCGAGGCCTGTCTGAAGCAACCGTGA
- the dtx2 gene encoding probable E3 ubiquitin-protein ligase DTX2 isoform X4, giving the protein MAAASAPGGSGSGPPADRGSAAQLQPTVAVWEWADDLGYWRPYSGQVSGYIERCLLTQRGGGPANTSISLGQADPALAPYIIDIPSLKQFRQDTGKMRSVRRSLFPQCGALGSGVSWEWANDEGGWTPYEMQTTILLEQSYQARQPSADLGQQGYSYVVNLAALVQVNKTTGFRRQIRRKTSAPYPAVGSVIHSGPACSCLQCMANSGTGPMPSRTRHSFSAAQSSKPSLQVYGRAPAASPTPAYSPYPKRPLSVGNMSWGGPWHPVPPGGQPARAYQPNVSNGLSIPSVPVQLNGPSGINSALAGMASILMSAAGLRVRLTSAPPPQHPSSGKASKSHSAFRKAKSQPETAPEQKPEDVIQKYMEKVDVPPEEDCLICMERLSCASGYDGVSESPSVSPGAVGKFTKCGHFLHLLCMLAMYNTGTKDGSLQCPSCKTIYGEKTGTQPKGKMEIYRIPQSLPGHPDCGTIQIIYNIPPGIQGPEHPNPGKPYSCRGFPRLCFLPDSDKGRKVLELLKVAWTRRLIFTVGTSNTTGEPDTVVWNEIHHKTEMMSNVSGHGYPDPNYLDNVLAELAAQGVTEACLKQP; this is encoded by the exons ATGGCGGCGGCTTCCGCTCCGGGCGGTAGCGGGTCGGGACCCCCAGCCGACCGGGGCTCGGCGGCGCAGCTGCAGCCGACGGTGGCTGTCTGGGAGTGGGCGGACGACCTGGGGTACTGGCGCCCGTACAGTGGCCAAGTGAGCGGGTACATTGAGCGGTGCCTCCTGACCCAGCGGGGCGGGGGGCCGGCGAACACCAGCATCTCCCTGGGACAGGCTGACCCTGCCCTGGCGCCCTACATCATCGACATCCCCAGTCTGAAACAGTTTCGCCAAGACACGG GGAAGATGCGGTCAGTGCGGAGGAGCCTGTTCCCCCAGTGTGGAGCTCTGGGGAGCGGGGTGTCCTGGGAGTGGGCTAATGACGAGGGCGGCTGGACCCCCTACGAGATGCAAACAACCATCCTGCTGGAGCAGAGCTACCAGGCCCGACAGCCCTCCGCGGACCTGGGCCAGCAGGGCTACAGCTACGTCGTAAACCTTGCGGCACTCGTGCAGGTCAACAAGACCACCGGCTTCAGGCGCCAGATCCGCAGGAAGACCTCCGCGCCCTACCCGGCCGTGGGCTCTGTTATCCACTCGGGCCCGGCCTGCTCCTGCCTCCAATGCATGGCTAACAGCGGCACCGGCCCGATGCCCAGCCGCACGCGCCACTCCTTCTCCGCAGCTCAGAGCAGCAAACCCAGTCTGCAGGTCTATGGCAGGGCTCCGGCTGCCAGCCCCACCCCTGCCTACTCCCCCTACCCCAAGCGGCCCCTCTCTGTGGGTAATATGTCCTGGGGTGGCCCCTGGCACCCAGTGCCCCCTGGGGGCCAACCCGCAAGAGCCTATCAGCCCAACGTCTCCAATGGCTTAAG tattcCTTCTGTTCCCGTGCAGCTGAATGGACCCAGTGGCATCAACTCAGCCTTGGCAG GCATGGCGTCCATTTTGATGTCGGCAGCTGGACTCCGCGTTCGCCTCACGAGCGCACCGCCACCCCAGCACCCCTCCTCTGGCAAGGCCAGCAAATCTCACAGCGCCTTTAGGAAGGCAAAGAGTCAGCCCGAGACAG CTCCGGAGCAGAAACCAGAGGATGTCATCCAGAAATATATGGAGAAAGTTGATGTGCCCCCAGAAGAG GACTGTCTCATCTGTATGGAGCGGCTGAGCTGTGCTTCGGGCTACGACGGGGTGTCGGAGAGCCCATCGGTGTCACCCGGCGCCGTGGGCAAGTTCACCAAGTGTGGGCACTTCCTGCACCTGCTCTGCATGCTTGCTATGTATAACACTGGAACCAAG GATGGCAGCCTGCAGTGCCCATCGTGCAAGACAATCTATGGAGAGAAGACAGGGACGCAACCAAAGGGCAAGATGGAAATCTACCGGATCCCCCAGTCGCTCCCAGGCCACCCTGATTGTGGTACCATACAGATCATCTACAACATCCCACCAGGAATACAG GGGCCGGAGCACCCCAACCCAGGCAAGCCGTACTCCTGCAGAGGGTTTCCTCGCCTGTGCTTCCTCCCCGACAGCGACAAGGGCAGAAAG GTCCTGGAGCTGCTGAAAGTGGCATGGACTCGTCGGCTCATTTTCACAGTGGGCACCTCCAACACCACTGGGGAGCCGGACACTGTAGTGTGGAACGAGATCCACCACAAGACGGAGATGATGTCCAATGTTTCGGGCCATGGCTACCCTGACCCCAACTACCTGGACAATGTCCTGGCTGAGCTGGCAGCCCAGGGCGTCACCGAGGCCTGTCTGAAGCAACCGTGA
- the dtx2 gene encoding probable E3 ubiquitin-protein ligase DTX2 isoform X6 codes for MAAASAPGGSGSGPPADRGSAAQLQPTVAVWEWADDLGYWRPYSGQVSGYIERCLLTQRGGGPANTSISLGQADPALAPYIIDIPSLKQFRQDTGKMRSVRRSLFPQCGALGSGVSWEWANDEGGWTPYEMQTTILLEQSYQARQPSADLGQQGYSYVVNLAALVQVNKTTGFRRQIRRKTSAPYPAVGSVIHSGPACSCLQCMANSGTGPMPSRTRHSFSAAQSSKPSLQVYGRAPAASPTPAYSPYPKRPLSVGNMSWGGPWHPVPPGGQPARAYQPNVSNGLSIPSVPVQLNGPSGINSALAAPEQKPEDVIQKYMEKVDVPPEEDCLICMERLSCASGYDGVSESPSVSPGAVGKFTKCGHFLHLLCMLAMYNTGTKDGSLQCPSCKTIYGEKTGTQPKGKMEIYRIPQSLPGHPDCGTIQIIYNIPPGIQGPEHPNPGKPYSCRGFPRLCFLPDSDKGRKVLELLKVAWTRRLIFTVGTSNTTGEPDTVVWNEIHHKTEMMSNVSGHGYPDPNYLDNVLAELAAQGVTEACLKQP; via the exons ATGGCGGCGGCTTCCGCTCCGGGCGGTAGCGGGTCGGGACCCCCAGCCGACCGGGGCTCGGCGGCGCAGCTGCAGCCGACGGTGGCTGTCTGGGAGTGGGCGGACGACCTGGGGTACTGGCGCCCGTACAGTGGCCAAGTGAGCGGGTACATTGAGCGGTGCCTCCTGACCCAGCGGGGCGGGGGGCCGGCGAACACCAGCATCTCCCTGGGACAGGCTGACCCTGCCCTGGCGCCCTACATCATCGACATCCCCAGTCTGAAACAGTTTCGCCAAGACACGG GGAAGATGCGGTCAGTGCGGAGGAGCCTGTTCCCCCAGTGTGGAGCTCTGGGGAGCGGGGTGTCCTGGGAGTGGGCTAATGACGAGGGCGGCTGGACCCCCTACGAGATGCAAACAACCATCCTGCTGGAGCAGAGCTACCAGGCCCGACAGCCCTCCGCGGACCTGGGCCAGCAGGGCTACAGCTACGTCGTAAACCTTGCGGCACTCGTGCAGGTCAACAAGACCACCGGCTTCAGGCGCCAGATCCGCAGGAAGACCTCCGCGCCCTACCCGGCCGTGGGCTCTGTTATCCACTCGGGCCCGGCCTGCTCCTGCCTCCAATGCATGGCTAACAGCGGCACCGGCCCGATGCCCAGCCGCACGCGCCACTCCTTCTCCGCAGCTCAGAGCAGCAAACCCAGTCTGCAGGTCTATGGCAGGGCTCCGGCTGCCAGCCCCACCCCTGCCTACTCCCCCTACCCCAAGCGGCCCCTCTCTGTGGGTAATATGTCCTGGGGTGGCCCCTGGCACCCAGTGCCCCCTGGGGGCCAACCCGCAAGAGCCTATCAGCCCAACGTCTCCAATGGCTTAAG tattcCTTCTGTTCCCGTGCAGCTGAATGGACCCAGTGGCATCAACTCAGCCTTGGCAG CTCCGGAGCAGAAACCAGAGGATGTCATCCAGAAATATATGGAGAAAGTTGATGTGCCCCCAGAAGAG GACTGTCTCATCTGTATGGAGCGGCTGAGCTGTGCTTCGGGCTACGACGGGGTGTCGGAGAGCCCATCGGTGTCACCCGGCGCCGTGGGCAAGTTCACCAAGTGTGGGCACTTCCTGCACCTGCTCTGCATGCTTGCTATGTATAACACTGGAACCAAG GATGGCAGCCTGCAGTGCCCATCGTGCAAGACAATCTATGGAGAGAAGACAGGGACGCAACCAAAGGGCAAGATGGAAATCTACCGGATCCCCCAGTCGCTCCCAGGCCACCCTGATTGTGGTACCATACAGATCATCTACAACATCCCACCAGGAATACAG GGGCCGGAGCACCCCAACCCAGGCAAGCCGTACTCCTGCAGAGGGTTTCCTCGCCTGTGCTTCCTCCCCGACAGCGACAAGGGCAGAAAG GTCCTGGAGCTGCTGAAAGTGGCATGGACTCGTCGGCTCATTTTCACAGTGGGCACCTCCAACACCACTGGGGAGCCGGACACTGTAGTGTGGAACGAGATCCACCACAAGACGGAGATGATGTCCAATGTTTCGGGCCATGGCTACCCTGACCCCAACTACCTGGACAATGTCCTGGCTGAGCTGGCAGCCCAGGGCGTCACCGAGGCCTGTCTGAAGCAACCGTGA